One segment of Ureibacillus thermophilus DNA contains the following:
- a CDS encoding endospore germination permease has product MRNTYKISILHIILISLTSIGLKNHVMIISPILEAAKRDGWMSVLLAGIFLFPWILWIIYIQKKSKLKPMKVWLTEKIGKIGANIILYSIVIFSYFLAAFTLRETILWMTSTFLENTPIPFLLIIYIIVCFLLVSTNLQTIVSVNTIILFFVIVFGFYVAITNIQVKNHELLLPLLEHGFRPVVNAMIYPASGFIELYLFLFLQHYLKKPIKWYHLGIILFCFIGLTIGPLVGAIVEFGPEEAAKQHFPAYEEWTLVSLGRFIEHMDFLSIYQWLSGTFIRVGIILFIVCDILNFTGQPKKIWLYMMPPFMVLNFALVLVQDEVFLLWSNYYFLEITFIFIFILSIVLLLIAMLDQTSFRKQKQYMNESSE; this is encoded by the coding sequence ATGAGGAATACTTATAAAATTAGCATTTTACATATTATTTTAATCAGTTTAACTTCCATCGGTTTAAAAAACCATGTCATGATCATTTCACCGATTTTGGAAGCAGCGAAACGAGATGGTTGGATGTCGGTTTTATTAGCCGGCATTTTCCTATTCCCTTGGATATTGTGGATAATCTATATACAAAAAAAATCGAAATTAAAACCAATGAAAGTTTGGCTCACTGAAAAAATCGGCAAAATAGGAGCAAACATCATTTTATATAGCATCGTCATATTTAGTTATTTCCTTGCCGCATTTACCTTAAGGGAAACCATTCTCTGGATGACTTCCACTTTTCTGGAAAATACACCGATTCCTTTTTTATTAATAATTTATATTATCGTATGTTTCCTATTAGTTTCCACCAATCTTCAAACGATTGTTAGTGTGAATACGATTATTCTTTTTTTCGTTATCGTCTTTGGTTTCTACGTAGCAATCACCAACATCCAAGTGAAAAATCATGAACTCCTGTTACCTCTCTTGGAACACGGGTTTCGTCCTGTAGTCAATGCCATGATTTATCCCGCTTCAGGATTTATCGAATTATATCTATTCCTTTTCCTGCAGCATTATTTAAAAAAACCTATAAAATGGTATCATCTTGGCATTATATTATTTTGTTTTATCGGTTTAACGATAGGACCTTTGGTTGGCGCCATCGTGGAATTTGGGCCAGAAGAAGCTGCAAAACAACATTTTCCGGCTTATGAAGAATGGACATTAGTATCCCTTGGCCGATTCATTGAACATATGGATTTCTTATCTATTTACCAATGGCTTTCAGGAACATTTATTCGTGTTGGAATCATATTATTCATCGTTTGCGACATACTAAATTTCACAGGACAACCAAAGAAAATTTGGCTCTATATGATGCCGCCTTTCATGGTCTTAAATTTTGCTTTAGTTCTCGTTCAAGATGAGGTTTTCCTTCTATGGAGCAATTATTATTTCTTAGAAATTACATTTATTTTCATTTTTATTTTATCAATTGTGCTTCTTTTGATTGCTATGTTGGATCAAACCTCTTTTCGTAAGCAAAAACAATATATGAATGAAAGTAGTGAATGA
- a CDS encoding methyl-accepting chemotaxis protein, giving the protein MKQELNSNTSKKVQYRGKKQKEKKQKQNPSMKGRFYQTLRGRILLTFIILITIIAIMLILSYMNITRLQQSLHDFSEKNLQEQTEIYKLSTEISDLTIYEQNYIIYGDEESLSNYSNIKLSIDRKLDELISAFENRPEEKQLATYIQQFFRSYLYFSSGIIDSRQYFGYELAAKLFERSEGPAIKENIEKHTEELLKLLEKKNAEAIKEIERFAQYSRIAFIALSSLALIIAVIFSYLLLRSIRINTDKINDSILDIAKAGGDLTRRVQVSTKDEFAVIAHSTNLLIESISKLVRKVANLADHVSSSSQELMALAEENAKAIDEIASSTHDIADDSNTTMERMNDAAVKMKALEQSMLELNQEAFEVQKAAKEMQSAAQNGSKSVADSNDVIHFIENTIKSTTATVEALGQKSKDIHFIISTITAIAEQTDLLALNAAIEAARAGEHGKGFAVVSNEVKKLAIQSQEAAKEVTNIVHSIQHEIDEIVMQNAKGVQSISRGVEVTDETNEALKDILNQTNKTTNIIISMVEKISSTLEIVNELTASFNEVNTLSQHTNLATEKSAKAAMQGSAAMQEINASAIELAKQADDLRHLVSEFKI; this is encoded by the coding sequence ATGAAACAAGAACTGAACTCGAATACCTCGAAAAAAGTTCAATATAGGGGTAAAAAACAAAAAGAAAAAAAACAAAAACAGAACCCTTCGATGAAAGGGCGTTTCTATCAGACACTGCGCGGAAGAATTTTGCTCACCTTTATAATACTTATTACGATTATTGCCATTATGCTTATTCTATCTTATATGAATATTACTCGACTACAACAAAGTTTGCACGATTTCTCTGAAAAAAACCTGCAAGAGCAAACGGAAATCTATAAATTGTCAACGGAAATATCCGATTTAACGATTTACGAACAAAACTATATTATTTATGGGGATGAAGAAAGCTTATCGAACTACAGTAACATTAAACTGTCCATCGATCGAAAACTAGATGAACTAATTTCAGCTTTTGAAAATCGACCAGAAGAAAAACAACTTGCTACATACATACAACAATTTTTCCGTTCCTATCTATACTTTTCATCTGGAATCATTGATTCTAGACAATATTTTGGTTATGAATTGGCAGCAAAATTATTTGAAAGAAGCGAAGGTCCGGCGATTAAAGAAAATATTGAGAAACACACTGAAGAATTATTAAAGCTATTGGAAAAGAAAAATGCGGAAGCTATTAAAGAAATTGAAAGATTTGCCCAATATTCCCGCATCGCCTTTATTGCTTTATCGTCTTTAGCCTTAATCATCGCTGTCATCTTTAGTTATCTATTATTGCGTTCAATTCGAATCAATACAGATAAAATTAATGATTCCATTTTGGATATTGCTAAAGCGGGCGGAGATTTAACACGACGAGTCCAAGTATCAACGAAGGATGAATTTGCGGTGATTGCCCATTCAACGAACTTGCTGATTGAATCGATATCTAAATTAGTCAGAAAAGTGGCAAACTTAGCCGATCATGTTTCATCCAGCTCTCAAGAGTTAATGGCCCTTGCGGAAGAAAATGCAAAAGCCATTGATGAGATTGCAAGCTCAACCCATGATATTGCAGATGATTCCAACACAACGATGGAGCGCATGAATGATGCAGCAGTTAAAATGAAAGCTTTAGAACAGTCCATGTTAGAATTGAATCAGGAAGCCTTTGAAGTGCAGAAAGCTGCAAAGGAAATGCAATCTGCTGCACAAAATGGAAGCAAATCCGTAGCAGATTCAAACGATGTGATTCATTTCATCGAAAATACAATAAAAAGCACCACTGCTACGGTGGAAGCATTGGGGCAAAAATCAAAAGACATTCATTTTATCATATCAACAATTACAGCCATTGCTGAACAAACGGATTTGCTGGCATTAAATGCTGCCATTGAAGCAGCCCGCGCCGGCGAACACGGAAAAGGTTTTGCAGTGGTAAGTAATGAAGTGAAAAAACTTGCGATTCAATCCCAGGAAGCAGCAAAAGAAGTGACAAACATTGTACATTCCATCCAGCATGAAATCGATGAAATTGTTATGCAGAACGCAAAAGGGGTGCAATCTATTTCACGCGGAGTGGAAGTGACAGATGAAACGAATGAAGCATTAAAAGATATCCTGAATCAAACAAATAAAACTACGAACATTATCATCTCCATGGTGGAAAAAATCAGCTCCACTTTAGAGATTGTGAATGAGTTGACTGCTTCCTTCAACGAAGTAAATACCCTCAGCCAACACACAAATCTTGCAACAGAAAAATCGGCAAAAGCCGCAATGCAAGGTTCCGCAGCGATGCAGGAAATCAACGCCAGCGCAATAGAACTGGCAAAACAGGCGGATGATTTAAGACATTTAGTCAGTGAATTCAAAATTTAA
- a CDS encoding YozE family protein, which translates to MSQSFYHFALTYRGGDQSDPKTRFAEKMFKDHSFPKVSTSFEELSSYIETLADDDLSANAFDELWEMYCLKENFEE; encoded by the coding sequence ATGAGCCAGAGTTTTTATCATTTCGCCTTAACTTATCGTGGTGGAGATCAATCTGACCCAAAGACTAGATTCGCTGAAAAAATGTTTAAAGACCATAGTTTTCCAAAAGTAAGCACTTCTTTTGAAGAATTATCCAGCTATATTGAAACGTTGGCAGATGATGATTTATCTGCTAATGCTTTTGACGAACTATGGGAAATGTATTGTTTAAAAGAAAATTTTGAGGAATGA
- the deoD gene encoding purine-nucleoside phosphorylase, translated as MSIHINAKQGEIAEIVLLPGDPLRAKYIAENFLENAVCYNEVRNMFGFTGTYKGHKISVQGTGMGVPSISIYITELMQDYGVKKLIRVGTCGALQKDVKVRDVILAQSASTDSKMNEIIFNGIDYAPTANFELLLKAYQAGQKAGLQLKVGNVYTADMFYSDEHQYDKLARYGVLAVEMETAALYTLASKFNRQALSVLTVSDHILTGEQTTAEERQTTFHDMIHVALEAAIEA; from the coding sequence TTGAGTATTCATATTAATGCAAAACAAGGTGAAATTGCAGAAATTGTATTGCTGCCAGGAGATCCATTGCGGGCGAAATATATTGCAGAAAATTTCCTTGAGAACGCTGTTTGCTATAATGAAGTACGCAATATGTTCGGATTTACTGGAACTTATAAAGGACATAAAATTTCGGTGCAAGGAACAGGTATGGGAGTTCCTTCCATTTCTATTTACATTACGGAATTAATGCAAGATTATGGCGTGAAAAAATTGATTCGCGTCGGGACTTGTGGAGCACTGCAAAAAGATGTGAAAGTGCGGGATGTGATTTTAGCTCAATCAGCTTCTACGGATTCGAAAATGAATGAAATTATTTTCAACGGTATCGATTATGCACCAACAGCCAACTTTGAGTTGTTATTAAAGGCTTATCAAGCTGGGCAAAAAGCTGGATTACAATTAAAAGTTGGAAATGTTTATACAGCCGATATGTTTTATTCAGATGAACATCAATATGACAAACTCGCCCGCTATGGGGTATTGGCAGTGGAAATGGAAACGGCGGCATTGTATACGTTGGCTAGTAAATTTAATAGACAAGCTCTTTCCGTTTTAACCGTTTCCGACCACATTTTAACGGGAGAACAAACGACTGCAGAAGAGAGACAAACAACCTTTCATGACATGATACACGTGGCGTTGGAGGCAGCGATAGAAGCATAA
- a CDS encoding S41 family peptidase has protein sequence MEEQNQQEKEKQPEQNKPAARYIRLKPFNFIMLMVLTILFTSGLTIFALTFGDKKVVEVPKEREEFSQLYDAYDELKEKYYTEIDDEKIIHGAINGMFDALDDPYSDYMEKEEAEQFNSDLSSSFQGIGAEIQERNGNIVVVSPIKNSPAEKAGLLPEDIIVSVDGKSLQGMSATEAVLLIRGKKGTPVTLTIKRGDSEELIEMTIIRDDIPIETVYGEMGDDKIAHIQITSFSESTAEELKEVLEQYEKEGMKSIILDVRQNPGGYLNAAIDISNLFVDKGKPIVQLQGRKGEPDIVFAEDGKKYNYPIIVLIDNGSASASEILAGALKESAGATIVGLSSFGKGTVQTVTQLPDGSNLKYTTGKWLTPNGNWIHEKGIKPDVEIPYPDYLSIAYVDPKTELQKGTVSNYVKSVEQMLDALGYNAGTIDETYDASTEAAVVQFQKDKGLERTGKVSGDTTYALMDALREKIQKEDPHVLKAKELLQNQ, from the coding sequence ATGGAAGAACAAAATCAGCAAGAGAAAGAGAAGCAGCCAGAACAAAACAAGCCTGCTGCAAGATATATTCGGTTAAAACCTTTTAATTTCATTATGCTCATGGTTTTAACGATTCTATTTACATCGGGTTTGACAATTTTCGCCTTAACCTTTGGCGATAAAAAAGTAGTGGAAGTGCCTAAGGAAAGGGAAGAGTTTTCCCAATTATACGATGCCTATGATGAACTGAAAGAAAAATATTATACAGAAATTGATGATGAAAAAATTATCCATGGCGCTATCAATGGCATGTTTGATGCTTTGGATGATCCATATTCCGATTATATGGAGAAGGAAGAAGCAGAACAATTTAATTCGGATCTTTCATCCAGCTTTCAAGGGATTGGCGCGGAAATTCAAGAACGGAACGGCAATATCGTTGTTGTTTCTCCTATAAAAAATTCCCCTGCGGAAAAGGCTGGACTGTTGCCTGAAGATATAATCGTTTCGGTTGATGGAAAAAGCTTGCAAGGCATGAGCGCGACGGAAGCGGTGCTTTTAATCCGCGGGAAAAAAGGAACTCCTGTAACGTTAACGATTAAACGAGGCGATTCTGAAGAGTTAATTGAAATGACGATTATTCGCGATGATATTCCGATAGAAACGGTTTATGGAGAAATGGGAGATGACAAAATCGCCCATATTCAAATTACATCTTTCAGCGAAAGTACAGCAGAAGAATTAAAAGAAGTGTTGGAGCAATATGAAAAAGAAGGCATGAAGAGCATTATCTTGGATGTGCGTCAAAATCCAGGAGGCTATTTGAATGCGGCCATCGATATTTCCAATTTATTTGTTGATAAAGGAAAACCGATTGTTCAATTGCAAGGCCGCAAAGGTGAACCGGATATCGTTTTTGCAGAAGATGGCAAAAAATATAACTATCCAATCATTGTATTAATCGACAATGGTAGTGCCTCTGCTTCAGAAATTCTTGCAGGTGCGCTAAAAGAATCTGCAGGTGCAACAATCGTTGGCCTATCTTCCTTTGGTAAAGGAACTGTTCAAACGGTTACTCAGCTTCCAGACGGTTCCAATTTGAAATATACAACAGGCAAATGGTTGACACCTAATGGCAACTGGATTCACGAGAAAGGGATTAAACCAGATGTGGAAATTCCATATCCGGATTACTTAAGCATTGCTTATGTGGATCCAAAAACAGAATTGCAGAAAGGCACAGTATCTAATTATGTAAAATCCGTGGAGCAAATGTTGGATGCTTTAGGATATAATGCAGGTACAATTGACGAAACTTATGATGCCTCTACAGAAGCGGCGGTAGTTCAATTCCAAAAAGATAAAGGACTTGAACGAACAGGCAAAGTTTCTGGAGACACAACTTATGCATTGATGGATGCATTGCGTGAAAAAATTCAAAAAGAAGATCCGCATGTATTAAAAGCAAAAGAATTATTGCAAAATCAATAA
- a CDS encoding CobW family GTP-binding protein: protein MKEVYLFSGFLGSGKTSMLVDVLRQLKEEGLKPAVIMNELGEIPFDSQAVDEDIPLKEILDGCICCTRGEKTEAQIQSLLYEADFDVLIIETTGAAHPVEALDAVYSPLFADELNIKGIVTVADSRRWMERNQLSPQARSLFLEQIRHAHLILANKCDLLTEAEQAKVVFELQGVNPNAFILQTSHGRVPLKLLKGLQATKAQQAIEPAQIGKHLHLSSRVIEFKRSFSQEEFEAWVRELPATVYRMKGYVPIEGMQHPMLFQYAYGLVQWLPEYIKMPPKIVMIGENVDSIPVIGEM, encoded by the coding sequence ATGAAAGAGGTTTATTTATTTAGCGGATTTTTAGGAAGCGGCAAAACTTCCATGCTAGTAGATGTTTTGCGGCAGTTAAAAGAAGAGGGGCTGAAGCCTGCCGTCATCATGAATGAACTCGGGGAAATTCCTTTTGACTCCCAAGCAGTTGATGAAGACATTCCTTTGAAAGAAATTTTAGATGGCTGTATTTGTTGTACTAGAGGGGAGAAGACGGAAGCCCAAATTCAGTCATTACTGTATGAAGCGGATTTTGATGTATTGATTATTGAGACAACAGGAGCTGCCCATCCTGTGGAAGCATTGGATGCCGTATATTCCCCATTATTTGCAGATGAGTTGAACATCAAGGGAATTGTAACGGTTGCAGACAGCCGCCGATGGATGGAAAGGAATCAACTTTCTCCCCAAGCTAGAAGCCTCTTTTTGGAGCAAATCCGCCATGCTCATCTCATACTGGCCAATAAGTGCGATTTACTGACGGAAGCGGAGCAGGCAAAAGTGGTGTTTGAACTGCAAGGTGTGAATCCAAATGCTTTTATTTTGCAAACTAGCCATGGACGAGTGCCTTTAAAATTATTAAAGGGGTTGCAAGCAACAAAAGCCCAACAAGCAATAGAACCTGCTCAAATCGGCAAGCACCTACATCTAAGTTCAAGAGTCATTGAATTTAAAAGAAGTTTTTCCCAGGAAGAATTTGAAGCGTGGGTAAGGGAACTCCCGGCAACGGTATATCGGATGAAAGGATATGTGCCGATTGAAGGGATGCAGCATCCGATGTTGTTTCAATATGCTTATGGATTAGTGCAATGGCTGCCGGAATATATAAAAATGCCTCCAAAAATCGTGATGATTGGGGAAAATGTGGACTCTATTCCTGTCATTGGGGAAATGTAA
- a CDS encoding undecaprenyldiphospho-muramoylpentapeptide beta-N-acetylglucosaminyltransferase, with protein sequence MNKKTIILTGGGTAGHVSLNEAIIPALEEEGYSIHYIGSHDGIEKELISKNFPEIPYHGIASGKLRRYFSLKNFTDPFKVLAGIGQAFAIIKKVKPSIVFSKGGFVSVPVVIAAKLSNIPVVIHESDVTPGLANKLAQPFASHIFTVFKETLNYLPKEKATCTGSVVREQLFKGNKMRGLKLCGFETRKPVLLVMGGSLGSVVLNDAIRSNLPEILKDFNVIHLCGKGNVDSALIELNGYKQFEYVTTELPDLISAADFVVSRAGSNSIFEFLALKKPMLLIPLSSAKSRGDQILNATLFKKQGFAEVLEEEQLTKETFMESLQSLIKHKQSILDAMSKAESPKTPKEMVQLILRYEK encoded by the coding sequence GTGAACAAAAAAACCATTATTTTAACTGGCGGGGGAACGGCAGGGCATGTATCTTTAAACGAAGCGATTATCCCTGCTTTAGAAGAGGAGGGCTATTCCATTCATTACATCGGTTCCCATGATGGAATCGAAAAAGAGCTGATTTCGAAAAACTTTCCTGAAATTCCCTACCATGGAATAGCAAGCGGAAAATTAAGAAGATATTTTTCATTAAAAAACTTTACCGATCCATTTAAAGTGTTGGCAGGCATCGGCCAAGCATTTGCGATTATAAAAAAAGTAAAACCGTCCATCGTTTTTTCAAAAGGCGGTTTCGTTTCGGTTCCTGTTGTTATTGCGGCGAAATTATCAAATATTCCGGTTGTCATTCATGAATCCGATGTGACGCCAGGACTTGCCAATAAATTGGCCCAGCCTTTTGCATCGCACATTTTTACGGTTTTCAAAGAAACCTTAAACTATTTGCCGAAAGAGAAGGCGACATGCACCGGTTCTGTCGTTCGTGAACAACTATTTAAAGGAAATAAAATGCGGGGGCTTAAGCTTTGCGGATTTGAAACGAGAAAACCCGTTTTGCTTGTGATGGGGGGCAGTTTAGGTTCCGTAGTATTAAATGATGCAATTCGCAGCAATCTGCCTGAAATATTGAAGGATTTCAACGTCATCCATCTTTGCGGAAAAGGAAATGTGGACTCAGCTTTAATAGAGTTGAATGGATATAAACAATTCGAATATGTGACGACTGAATTGCCGGATTTAATCAGCGCAGCGGATTTTGTTGTATCAAGAGCAGGTTCCAACTCCATCTTTGAATTTTTGGCATTAAAAAAACCTATGCTTCTTATTCCATTATCCTCTGCAAAGAGCAGAGGAGATCAAATTTTAAATGCGACACTCTTTAAAAAACAAGGATTTGCGGAAGTGTTGGAAGAGGAACAATTGACGAAAGAAACGTTTATGGAATCTTTGCAAAGCTTAATAAAACATAAACAATCCATACTGGATGCAATGTCAAAAGCAGAAAGTCCTAAAACGCCAAAAGAAATGGTCCAATTAATATTACGGTATGAAAAATAA
- a CDS encoding GNAT family N-acetyltransferase gives MLKPRDLFETNELYQLLIHPSVFPYVRHKATSPEEYLFMTKQIIEEEALGKTISRTILDEWGQPIGTISLYDIQDGAGFLGTWIGAPFQGKGYNQIAKREFLSEIFFKYNFHTVFLRIRKENEKSKRASLKLQYVISANELHPTLYEEINSGEAKYDLYKIPKDLFYLVTAHEKENEEEQVI, from the coding sequence ATGCTAAAACCTCGCGACTTATTTGAAACGAATGAATTGTATCAGCTGCTGATCCATCCATCGGTTTTCCCGTATGTCCGCCACAAGGCAACAAGCCCAGAGGAATATTTATTTATGACAAAGCAGATTATCGAAGAAGAAGCTTTAGGGAAAACAATTTCAAGAACCATTCTTGATGAGTGGGGACAACCGATTGGCACGATCAGTTTATACGATATTCAAGACGGAGCAGGATTTTTAGGTACTTGGATCGGGGCTCCTTTTCAAGGAAAGGGATACAATCAAATAGCAAAAAGAGAATTTTTAAGCGAAATTTTTTTCAAATACAATTTCCATACAGTATTTCTAAGAATCCGAAAAGAAAATGAAAAATCAAAACGTGCCTCCTTGAAGTTGCAATATGTAATCAGCGCAAATGAATTACATCCAACTTTATATGAGGAAATCAATAGCGGAGAAGCAAAATATGATTTATATAAAATCCCAAAAGATTTGTTTTACTTGGTTACAGCCCATGAAAAAGAAAATGAAGAAGAACAGGTTATTTAA
- a CDS encoding 2-oxoglutarate dehydrogenase E1 component — MSNNVFTAGSPWSAFSGPNLGYLMEQYDLFLQNPEEVDAELVELFQQYGAPVLEEASSSAQTTQTAQTGDVKKVLAAIRLADAIRAFGHYAADVYPLKDRPLDSTKIEPTTYGLTDADLAELPASLFFNNNVPANVSNGKQAVEYLRSLYTDKIGFEYAHIENESERNWIQSKIESGFFKATLSADEKKAVLEQLTRVENFEKFLHKTFVGQKRFSIEGLDTLVVLIDEIVKSAEQNKMKSLQIGMAHRGRLNVLTHIVKKPYEMMFADFAHVPNDYFFPKDGSIEISKGWTGDVKYHMGATYYKPSGLTVKLAYNPSHLEVVSPVVVGSTRAAQEETSNSGEPVQDTSKALAVIVHGDAAFSGEGIVQETFNLAGTKGFTTGGSIHIISNNMIGFTTEYYDSRSTHYSSDLAKGYGIPVVHVNADDPEAVIQVAKFAFEYRQTFGKDILIDLIGYRRYGHNETDDPTVTNPLTYLLVDKHPTVRALYGERVVNEGIVSKEYVEQLDKDIYAEMQKCYDYVKKVGEEKGPFEIEMPEAVKQPYPVVETSVPADELKQINEELLAWPENFEPQNKLARILKRRTEALETGKIDWGHAETLAFASILREGNPIRITGQDAQRGTFSQRHLVLHDKNNGSEWTPLHNISGVKASFSVYNSPLTEAAIVGYEYGYNLENEKALTIWEGQFGDFANMAQVMFDNFISAARSKWGIKSGLVLLLPNGMEGQGPEHSSARIERYLQLCAENNWIVANCSNAGNYFHLLRRQAKMLGTEAVRPLVVATPKSLLRHPLAAATLEQLSEGKFEEVIEQPGLGQNPEKVERIILASGKVTIDLAEAVNDGEGFDKLHIIRIEQLYPFPMAQLKEIIARYPNAKEIVWVQEEPKNQGPWRFALEYLLELAEGKKVRYVGRPEMSSTSEGDTDSHKVAQAKVISEALADL; from the coding sequence ATGTCAAACAATGTTTTTACAGCTGGATCTCCTTGGTCAGCGTTTTCTGGTCCAAACTTAGGGTATTTAATGGAACAATATGATTTATTCCTGCAAAACCCAGAAGAAGTAGATGCAGAATTAGTTGAGCTATTCCAACAATACGGTGCTCCAGTATTAGAAGAAGCTTCAAGTAGTGCTCAAACAACTCAAACAGCTCAAACAGGAGACGTAAAAAAAGTATTGGCGGCTATTCGTTTAGCTGATGCAATACGCGCTTTTGGCCACTATGCAGCGGATGTATATCCACTTAAAGATCGGCCATTAGATTCTACAAAAATTGAGCCTACAACTTATGGATTAACAGATGCTGATTTGGCTGAACTACCTGCTTCGTTGTTCTTTAATAATAATGTTCCTGCAAACGTTTCCAATGGAAAACAAGCGGTAGAGTATTTACGTTCGCTTTATACAGACAAAATCGGCTTCGAATATGCCCATATAGAAAATGAATCTGAAAGAAATTGGATTCAATCTAAAATTGAGTCAGGTTTCTTTAAAGCAACATTATCTGCAGACGAGAAAAAGGCAGTTTTAGAACAATTAACACGTGTAGAAAACTTCGAAAAATTCCTTCATAAAACTTTTGTCGGACAAAAACGATTCTCTATTGAAGGATTAGATACACTTGTAGTTCTTATTGATGAAATTGTAAAATCTGCAGAACAAAATAAAATGAAATCATTGCAAATCGGTATGGCGCACCGCGGACGTTTAAATGTGTTGACTCATATCGTGAAAAAACCTTATGAAATGATGTTTGCGGATTTTGCCCATGTGCCAAACGATTATTTCTTCCCTAAAGACGGTTCAATCGAAATTTCAAAAGGTTGGACTGGCGACGTGAAATATCACATGGGAGCAACTTATTATAAGCCATCCGGTTTAACAGTCAAACTTGCTTACAACCCATCCCACTTGGAAGTAGTAAGCCCTGTTGTTGTGGGATCTACTAGAGCCGCTCAAGAAGAGACATCCAATTCCGGCGAACCAGTGCAAGATACTTCAAAAGCATTAGCTGTTATTGTTCACGGGGATGCTGCATTCAGCGGTGAAGGAATTGTACAAGAAACTTTTAACTTGGCAGGAACAAAAGGATTCACAACTGGCGGATCCATCCATATCATTTCAAACAACATGATTGGATTCACCACTGAATATTACGATTCCCGTTCAACACATTATTCATCTGACTTGGCAAAAGGATATGGCATTCCTGTTGTTCACGTGAATGCTGATGATCCAGAAGCAGTTATCCAAGTAGCGAAATTTGCTTTTGAATATCGCCAAACATTTGGAAAAGACATTTTAATCGATTTAATCGGTTACCGCAGATATGGACATAATGAAACAGATGATCCAACTGTAACGAATCCGCTTACTTACTTGCTAGTGGATAAACATCCAACTGTTCGCGCATTATATGGAGAACGTGTAGTAAATGAAGGAATCGTTTCAAAAGAATATGTAGAGCAGTTAGATAAAGATATTTATGCTGAAATGCAAAAATGCTACGACTACGTGAAAAAAGTCGGTGAAGAAAAAGGACCATTTGAAATTGAAATGCCTGAAGCGGTGAAACAGCCATATCCTGTAGTGGAAACAAGCGTTCCAGCAGATGAATTAAAACAAATCAATGAAGAATTGTTAGCATGGCCTGAAAACTTCGAGCCTCAAAATAAATTGGCAAGAATTTTAAAAAGACGTACAGAAGCGTTGGAAACAGGCAAAATTGATTGGGGTCATGCGGAAACACTAGCCTTTGCATCCATTTTACGCGAAGGAAATCCAATCCGCATTACTGGTCAAGATGCACAACGTGGTACATTCTCTCAACGCCATTTAGTGCTTCATGATAAAAACAACGGTTCTGAATGGACACCATTGCATAATATTTCTGGTGTTAAAGCATCCTTTAGTGTATATAACTCTCCATTGACAGAAGCGGCAATTGTTGGTTACGAATACGGTTACAATCTTGAAAATGAAAAAGCTTTAACAATTTGGGAAGGCCAATTCGGGGACTTCGCAAATATGGCTCAAGTAATGTTCGATAACTTCATTTCAGCTGCTCGTTCAAAATGGGGAATTAAATCAGGACTTGTTCTATTGTTGCCAAATGGTATGGAAGGCCAAGGTCCAGAACACTCTTCAGCACGCATTGAACGCTATTTACAACTATGCGCTGAAAACAACTGGATTGTTGCCAACTGCTCAAATGCAGGAAACTACTTCCATTTACTTCGCAGACAAGCAAAAATGCTTGGAACAGAAGCTGTTCGTCCATTAGTGGTGGCTACACCAAAATCATTGCTTCGCCATCCATTGGCAGCAGCAACTTTAGAGCAGTTATCTGAAGGCAAATTTGAAGAAGTCATTGAACAACCAGGACTTGGACAAAATCCTGAAAAAGTAGAACGCATCATTTTAGCATCAGGCAAAGTGACAATCGACTTGGCTGAAGCTGTAAATGATGGTGAAGGTTTCGACAAACTTCACATCATTCGCATTGAACAATTATATCCATTCCCAATGGCTCAATTAAAAGAAATCATTGCTCGCTACCCTAATGCAAAAGAAATCGTTTGGGTGCAAGAAGAGCCTAAAAACCAAGGGCCATGGAGATTTGCACTTGAATATTTACTTGAACTTGCTGAAGGCAAAAAAGTTCGCTATGTTGGTCGTCCAGAAATGTCTTCTACTTCTGAAGGCGACACTGATTCACATAAAGTAGCTCAAGCGAAAGTAATTTCTGAAGCTTTAGCAGATTTATAA